The genome window aatatgGTCTCTTGGCTGAACTTTGTTGGGCTTAAGTGTGAACCAAGCTTACTACTTGCTCAATAGTGGGTCTTGCCTGAACTTTGTTGGGCTAAACTCCAACGGGCTGATAGATGTGGTCACATTTTTCAGTCCATCGGCAATCAAACCAAGCCTATTCGATCCCAATTttataagatgaacaacattaACATTAAACCATGGATTCTGAGCCCTTACATTTAGACATTGTGCATTTATTCGTATTTCGCGACAACAGTGTTAAATTGTAGTTGATTAAATGGATAAGTGTTAAAAATCGAAGTGTCTTATCTTGAATTGTTAGATTATTAGAATAATTTAGATGTCGCGAAATGCGGATAAATGcacaatatttaaatatagagGCTCAGAATCCTTCTTACCACGATTGAGTTTTGAAACTCAATCTCAATCTCAATCCAGCATGGTTAATGCTAGCTGGCGTGACAAGAAatgcaaaattttaaatattgaCGGACACATTCAAACTGATAATACTTAACGACATTCTAACATCCAAACCATGTGATGTGCTACTGGTCGTATATCATAGGTTATTAGAAGTATGTGTCTAACTAACATTAAGGCGCAATCCAAGCCCTCTTACGTGTCCataaacataattatatatgatttTATCACACAACCTGTACACGTCCTATATAGATAATTTAAGCAATTCtctaatatatattatctttcaGGACTTCAAGTAGAGCAGGATAATAAGTTTGCCTCAGCAGCAGCACTACTTACTTACTAATTAAACAAAGAGATGGACTTCGTTTAGCAACATCACATGCTTTGTATTATGTTAGGGGTCAACTGTTTTTTCGAGCTCCCGAGGAAGGACTCATCCATCATGCAGCTTGATGCTTTTATTCAATGACAATGGACGTGAACCAATAGGGGTTTAACAACTTAATCTtgaaatattaagaattaacCTATtgctaattataatttatatgtgATGTGAGGCCGAACCGGCAGACATGTGAGGCACCATATTATAAATCAGTGAAATTAAACAATCAAAAGTCAGAAGTGTTCCAAGTAATATGACATGATTGGCGGGTTCGTTAGGACGTCaaagcttatatatatatatatatatatatatatatatatgtataagtTGGTGTCTGTGTTTCAGCACAAGAGATAATCACAAACCCTTGAGCTTGACATGGCTACTTCAAAGATTTTCTCATATCTCTTTCTCCAGCTGACCTTTATACTTGTTGTCCTTGACCTTGCAAATGCGCAGGGAGGGCTCAACGTCGGGTTTTATGCAAAGTCATGCCCCAAAGCTGAGGACATTGTGAAGAAAGTCATCTTTCAAACCATATCAACTACACCTTCACTTGCTGCTCCTTTGTTGAGAATGCATTTTCATGATTGTTTTGTTAGGGTAAGTATATATAACCAAAGAAAGAATGTTATCTATTTCTTTCCATGCAACTGATATAAATATCACTGGTTTTTCCTGCAGGGTTGCGAAGGTTCGATACTATTGAACTCTTCCACCAACCAAGCTGAAAAAGATGCAATTCCAAACCAAAGTCTACGAGGATTTCAGATCATCGACAAAGCTAAGTCTGCTTTAGAAAAGGCATGCCCTGGAGTGGTTTCATGTGCAGACGTCTTAGCCATAACAGCCAGAGATGTGGTTTCCGCGGTACTAAATCATATCATTTTCCCTCCATTACATTCCattgaatttgtaaattttgcttttaaaaagCTAATGTTAATGATGTGATGACCTCAGCTCAATGGAGCACACTGGAACGTTGAAACAGGACGAAGAGATGGTAGAGTTTCCAATATAACAGAGGCCCTTATGAATCTACTACCACCCACGGCAAACATTACCATATTAAAAGCAGGCTTTGCACGAAAGGGTCTAAGCGCCAAAGATCTTGTAGTGCTATCAGGTACCTAAACaccacaacatatatatacgtaAAGTTTCAGTTTTTACTAACTctattatgtttatgaaacaaatttaattACGCTCTCCTATTATGCATGCACTTATATAAGGCGGGCACACTATTGGGACTTCTCACTGCACTGCCTTCAGCAACCGCCTTTACAACTTCACGGGGAAGGGCGATACTGATCCCACACTGGATCCCAACTACATTGCAAGATTGAAGCTGAAATGCAAACCCAATGATCAAAAGACTCTTGTGGAGATGGATCCGGGCAGTTTCAAGACATTCGACCAGACCTATTTCACTCTCGTGTCCAAGAGAAGGGGTCTCTTCCAATCCGATGCAGCTCTTCTTGATGACAGCGAGACAAAAGCTTACGTTCAAAGTCATGTTGCCGCCGTTGGAAAATCTAGTTTCTTTAAGGATTTCGGTGTTTCCATGGTGAACATGGGTAGGATTGGAGTTCTCACTGGTAACGCAGGCGAAATCAGGAAAGTTTGCAGCAAGATTAACTAgggttttattaatttgaacACCAAGTAAGCAAATAAAAGGCTGTATATCTGcctccatatatatgcatttgtGCCAGTGTATGTTACTCttgattattttctttctcaaataaaTGTCAAGTTTCAGTATTGGTGGCGTGAACTTCTCCGGATCCAGACGCCATTATAAAAAATTGCATAGACAACATGTCagttcattttttttggtgataaCGGACATCGGCACATTTGCCATTGATCTCCGGACCACAGCAAGACCAATATACAAAGATacctcaaaaacaaaaaatgaataaagtaCAAATAAACATTGGATCACCAGCACACAAGATTCCTTAGTTGGTATCTATACTTTTCACAATCCGTAGGAAACCTTTATGCCTTGTTCGGATACAAGTCTCTGTATGTACGTAATACGGTGATGGATGATGCATTATTTGTACGTACATTTCATAAACCAATTGATACAATACATACAACAATGTCCGttatattcttttctttctccctCCTAAAAGACCCAAAATGCTTTAATCTCCCTTCACTCTTCCCCGCCACCTTCTTCACTACATAAACATTAACAAACCTCTCCCTCTATCCTATTCATCAAATCCTCCCCAAAACTTCCCTACCAAAAATGCACAATTCCCCCGACCGGTTGCCAATCCAGTACCCCACCCCGGAGCCCCAACGCATGAAGCGTCAGCACACCCCCCGGTACTACGCCCACCGGGTCCGTGAAAGCCTCGCCACCCGGGTCTCCAAGCTTTTCTGCACCATCTTCTTGGGCCTCCTCCTCATTCTTGGCATGATAGCGTTCATACTATGGCTTAGTCTACGTCCACACCGCCCAAGATTTCATATCCATTCATTTACGGTTCCGGGCTTGAACCAAGAAACCGGGTTTGAAAATGCTGAGATCAAATTCAATGCCACGGCCCGTAACGCCAACCATGATATTGGTATATACTATGATTCAATGGACGGGTCGGCTTATTATAAGGACCAGCGGATTGGGTCAATCTCCGGGTTACTGCCCCCGTTTTATCAAGGGCCTAAGAACACGACCATCGTGGCTGGGTCGTTTACTGGGGCTACCTTAACGGTGAATAGCCAGCGTTGGATGGAGTTCATCAATGATCGTTCGAGAGGAACGGTCGTCTTTCGACTTGAATTTTCGGCTACGATTAGGTTTAGGATTCAGTCGTGGGATAGTAAGCGCCATCGTATGCACGCCAACTGTGATGTCGATGTGGGCCAGGATGGCTTCATCTTGCCCGTTTCTAAAGATAGGAGATGCCCTGTCTATTTCACCTGAATTTGgagaattattattattattattatttttaatttttaatttttaatttttgcatTTTAACTTGTGTTTTTATTTCGCATGCTTTTGGGGTTTCTATAGGGTTTGGGTTTGCTGTGATTTACTTGATTTGTTGTATCACTTTTCTAAATTGAATGgttcaaaattatttatttttttgtttttatatttacaACCATAGTTTAATATACGACCCACAGTCATAGCCAACTAACCTAACTAGTGTATGCACCTGCATCTTTTAGGCATTTAAAAATAgtcttcctctttctttttcactttttcttcCATATATGCTTTCCATGTTTCCTCCAATTTAAATGGAAAGAACACTTCTTTTGATGTTAATCTTTTGGACAGAAAAAAGTAACAAATTCTTGAGCTTCTTTTGCCAAATCATGGTCTGCATAGTCCTACAGTACTGTTCAAACCAGGTCGTGATGAAGTTTCGACAAATGGTGATTGCGTGGGGTCGACTGGTTTTGGGTTGTGAAGTTCTGATGAATGAATGCTAACCATTTGGTTAGCACAGTAGCACTAAAGGCTTAACGAAAAGCTCATTTCATATGCAACAGCTTCTGGTCTAACAATCATGtcagatccaaaaccctagtATATCAGAATATAGATATGATTTGATATGATGAGGGGCAATCAAAATGGTAACTTAGACATGAAATCATAATCATGATCAAATCCAATTCGGGTGATGTTTATTAATTGGGTTGCGCCAAATGATCATGTCATTCTTTATACATATGGGATATATGAGGGGAAATCAAGATAGTAATCTTTGATAAATCATAAGCATGATTAAATCGAATTCGGGTGATGTTTTGCACTACAAGATCGTGCCATTCTTTCTTTATATACCTGAAAAACCGTCACATtctatcattttattttcggCTCTTGGGTGGAAAGTGAAATTAACCTAGGTTTCCAAGGATCGACTCGTGAGCAATCAAATGTATGAAAATTTCACAAACTTCAGCGGTTTAGCCTACTGCTTTAGTTTCCCACTTATTACTTTCTGCTCCAACAGCAAAGGCTGAAACCCCATTGAACTCACTCTaggagaaaggaaaaaaaaaaaaaaaaatccttttgTAACTTGCTACACAACTTTGATATTCCCACTTTTGCTCCTTTCTTACTGCAGAATTCACCTCTTTTCTCCCTTCGTTTCCTTCTCTAAGTGCAGCccaattcattttaaaaaatcacaagtcaatatttaataaacaattggaaaaaatGTGCGAGATCAAGAATTTCTACTGCTGGCTCCTAGAATTTTCCATACTCCTCCTGCTTCTCCTAGCTCTCTGTCTATGGCTGGCCATACGTCCAGAATCCCCCAAGTATACCATTGTGGATATCACCATCCCGAAGTCCGATATAGACAGTGGGGTTCAAAATGGCTCTATCATATATGcccttgaaattgaaaattccaACAAAGTCTCTAGTATTTACTACAAGGACACAATTTTGAGATTCAATTCTATTATGGGTCAGAGACTGTTGGGgagaaaaccataccttattTTCAGCAAGGAAGAGGTAAAACCCGTCAAGTGACTGATTCTGTGGATGCCAACCCGCAAGTTTGGAAAGCTATTCGCAATTCCATATCCAATGCAACTGCAGAACTGAAGGTGGCAGTGCTAACTCGGGTTCAATATGTAACATGGGGAGTGAAGAGTAAGCATCATGGATTAGACTTGCAAAGTCAATTATCGATTGGTTCAAATGGTAAGATTTTTGGTAAGACGAAGAAAATTAAGCTACGCCGTGCttccaagaaatggaagaggAGAACTAATAGACGACGATTGTTATACTAGATGTTGCAAATTTACAATATAGCTGCCTAAATTTCATGGTCTTGTTTATAACTGACCAGGTTATTACTGTTACTGTAGCAGAATATACAATTCGACAATTTGTCCACAATCTCTAGACTCTCTGCAGATGATAATGTACATTGCAAACTCATGCAAGGGATCAGTATTAAAAGGTTCAATACGTTTTTGGCTCATGCTTTATTAATAGAAACTAGGAGCCAATAGACCTGGCGCAAACCCACTCTAAAATCCCTCCAGAATTTCAGAACTTTTACTTTTACTATATTTTATAAAGATTAAAGAATGAATCGACTTTAATTCATACTTATCTGTTTGAAATCTTCACAGCTGATAAAATAATGTGAAGAAGTATCAGGCTAAGGTTGTTTGTTCATGTTCGTTTCACATTCACACTTCTGAAAGTAGGAGATGCCCTGTCGATTTCAACTGAGATTGGggaacttttattttttacattaACTTGTGTTTATATTTTCGTATGTTTTTGGGGGTTATTGGCTTTGGATTTGCTTACTGACCACGAGCTGTGATCTACTTCATTTGTCGTATAATCTTTCTAAATTGATTGGGGAGTTTTAGTGCGATTGTGGACATTGCTATCGTGTATTATGATAAACAAAAGTTTAACTTTCTATCGGGGTGAGCTAGGAAGCCCTTTTAAGcttttatatacaaacgatagtctaaactactataaattaatctaatctatgTGCATGGCAACTCGAACTTGAGTGCAAGGACGGTCCACTGCCCTGGCCAACTGACCTGACCCACGTATTCCATATATGCTTTCCATGTTTCCTTGGATGCAAATGGAAAGAAACATTTTTAAATGTTAATGTTAATCTtttggacaaaaaaaataacagaaTCTTGAGCTTCTTTTTCCAAATCATGGGGCTTCCTGCATAGTCCTACAGTAGTGTTCAAACCAAGTACCAAGGATAATGTATATCCTAAACACAAATCTGATCATGCACAATCTCGGAATCACGCAATCTCAACTCTCAATCTTGGTTTAGTTTCTACAAGTGGTGATTGTGTGGGGGTCGACTGATTTGGGTTGTGAAGTTGCGATGATTGCTAACCATTTGCAACTACTAGCCCCAGGCACAGATTCTGTTTCATTGAACAAACAATGTCGGATCCAGACCATAATATGGATCCAAAACCTGATTAAATCGGAATATAGatatgatttaatatgggaTAACTGAGGGGAAATCAAGATAGTAATCTTAGACATTAACCCATAATCATGATCAAACCCCAATTCAGGTGATGTTTATTAATTGGGTTGCTCTAAATGATCGTGCCATTCTTTCTTTATACACCAGAAAAACCGTCGCATtctatcattttatttttggcttCTCTGCTGGAAAGTGGAATTAACCTAGGTTGCAAAACTTTGGTTGCAGGTTAGTCTCCCAAAGAAAAACTAACTCTAGATAAGCATTAAAGCAATTACATCCTACACAAGTAAAGAATCATGTTCCTTCTCTTCCAAGGATCAACTCGTGGGGAATCAAATGTATGAAAGTTTCACAAACTTTAACCTAACGCTTTAGTTTCCCACATATTACTTTCCGCTCCAACAGCAAAGGCTGATACCCCATTCAACTCACTctagaagaaaagaatatatCCTCTTGTAACTTACATGACAACCAAACACCCTTTGATATTCCCACTTTTGCTCCTTTCTTACTGCATAATTCACCTCTTTTCTCCCTTCTCCTTCTCAATTAGTGCAACCAAATTCATTTAAACAATCAGAAGTCAATATTTTATGCTCAGTCCTAAAAAATGTGCGAGACAAACAATTTCTACTTATGGGTTCTACAATTCTTCGGCCTCCTGGGTCTCCTAGCCCTCGTTCTTTGGCTGGCCTTACGTCCAGAATCCCCTGAGTATACCATTGTGGATATCACCATCCCAAAGTCCGATACAGACAATGGGGGTCAAAATGGCTCTATCTTATACGTccttgaaattaaaaattccaacaaagaCTCTAGTATTTACTATGATGACACCATTTTGAGATTCTATTATGGGTCAGATACGGTTGGGGAGAAAACCATACGTTCTTTTCATCAAGGAAGAGGTAAAACCCGTGAAGTGACTGATTCTTTGGATGTCAACCCACGAGTTTGGAAAGCTATTCGCAATTCCATATCCAATGCAACTGCAGAACTGAAGGTGGCATTACTAACTCGGTTTCGATATAGAACATGGGGAGTGAAGAGTAAGCATCATGGATTACACTTGCAAGGTAAATTATTGGTTGGTTCAGATGGTAAGATTTTTggtaagaagaagaaaattaagcTACGCCGTGCTTCCAAGAAATGGAGGAGTACTAGACAACGATTGTTATACTAGATGTTGCAAATTTACAATATAGCTGCCTAAATTTCATGGTCTTGTTTATAATATACTGATTATTGTCCCTACTGTTACCGTAGCTGCCTAAATCTCTGCAAATGATAATGGTACATTGCAAACTCATGCAAGGGACCAGTATTACAAGGTTTTTGGCTTATGCTTTATTAATGTAAACTAAGAGCCAAGAGAGCTGGCGCAAACCCACTCCAAAATTCCAGAACTTTTacttttactatttttttataaggaTTAAAGAATTAATCAAATTTACTTCATACTTATCTGTTTGAAATCTTCACAGCTGCTAAAATAATGTAGATTCAATCTTATCAAACACTGTTAAGAAGTATCAGGTTAAGGTTGTTTGTTCATGTTAGTTTCACATCCACACCCTGATATTGTAAGTATTAAACGTAGAAGAATTATCGTTTCTACTTTTGGTTTCTGTTGTTTGACTACAACAGTTCAATGCATGAAGCAAAAGGTGCTATCAGCAGTTCATGAGTATAAGAACACATAGTAGAGCAGTGAACAAATTGCATTTATGTCTAGATCACAATCCCTGAGTAGTTATCTTTGCTAAGCGAAGTCCCCAGCAAAGATCATAATAACAGTGCAAGGGTTTAATAACATAAGAGTGAACCTGAGTTTCCTTTCTAATGATTCTAACGGTTCAGCTTTTTTGATGTTCGACAGTAGTTTGCAACTTGTCTTCGCCACTCATGGACCGGAACCTGAAACACAACCAAATTAAGCTATTTAAAATATCAATTGGATATCAAACCCAAACATCCAACAATCACCCTGCACCAACTACATTATTTTTGGTACGCAATGCATGAAAAGAATTTCAGAAGAAAGTACAAAGATGGCACTTACAGCTGGGAAGCCGCCATAATCTCCAGGTTCTGTAATATCTTTCGTGACACAGCTAGTAGCGGCAAGTCGTACCTGCAAAGTCCATGCAATAAGATATTCAACCATACTCCTAGTCAATTAAAAAATGCGAGAGCATGAAAAGAATGAGATAAAATAACAATggtaaaatgaaaaagaacgTAAGATTCTAGGGCTCTTCCAACCTTCGAAACCGAAATGATATTTAAATAGAAGACCGAGTTCTTTCACAAGTGACAAGTCATTACTAATTTAGGCTACTAGTAGATTGGGTCATTTTATGTAAGCAAACACCTTTGATACAATGGAGACATGGTCACGAACTGCTACCCTTCCCCCCATAGTTACATAGTCTCCTATCCTACAAgacaaaaaagagaataaagtCATTAGACTGGCAGATTTTTTGGAACGTTGACAAATTCATTGAAGTGAAACTGAATCATATTCATATACCATGGTGAACTTTATAAATCCAcaataaaaaggaaagggaaagGAGTGGgggaagggagagagaga of Prunus dulcis chromosome 4, ALMONDv2, whole genome shotgun sequence contains these proteins:
- the LOC117626401 gene encoding peroxidase 27-like, whose protein sequence is MATSKIFSYLFLQLTFILVVLDLANAQGGLNVGFYAKSCPKAEDIVKKVIFQTISTTPSLAAPLLRMHFHDCFVRGCEGSILLNSSTNQAEKDAIPNQSLRGFQIIDKAKSALEKACPGVVSCADVLAITARDVVSALNGAHWNVETGRRDGRVSNITEALMNLLPPTANITILKAGFARKGLSAKDLVVLSGGHTIGTSHCTAFSNRLYNFTGKGDTDPTLDPNYIARLKLKCKPNDQKTLVEMDPGSFKTFDQTYFTLVSKRRGLFQSDAALLDDSETKAYVQSHVAAVGKSSFFKDFGVSMVNMGRIGVLTGNAGEIRKVCSKIN
- the LOC117626103 gene encoding protein NDR1-like, which produces MCETNNFYLWVLQFFGLLGLLALVLWLALRPESPEYTIVDITIPKSDTDNGGQNGSILYVLEIKNSNKDSSIYYDDTILRFYYGSDTVGEKTIRSFHQGRGKTREVTDSLDVNPRVWKAIRNSISNATAELKVALLTRFRYRTWGVKSKHHGLHLQGKLLVGSDGKIFGKKKKIKLRRASKKWRSTRQRLLY
- the LOC117625908 gene encoding NDR1/HIN1-like protein 26 produces the protein MHNSPDRLPIQYPTPEPQRMKRQHTPRYYAHRVRESLATRVSKLFCTIFLGLLLILGMIAFILWLSLRPHRPRFHIHSFTVPGLNQETGFENAEIKFNATARNANHDIGIYYDSMDGSAYYKDQRIGSISGLLPPFYQGPKNTTIVAGSFTGATLTVNSQRWMEFINDRSRGTVVFRLEFSATIRFRIQSWDSKRHRMHANCDVDVGQDGFILPVSKDRRCPVYFT